One window of the Eucalyptus grandis isolate ANBG69807.140 chromosome 8, ASM1654582v1, whole genome shotgun sequence genome contains the following:
- the LOC104414331 gene encoding protein DEFECTIVE IN MERISTEM SILENCING 3 isoform X1 codes for MSTFQSNNDSQPSVNTTALPGQDSLALVVVDQNEVSANANSRVPGGGDLQAYTSTINHSKRLHNDLQSLGLKIKWHEDKIKSLRAQSNILYDSILEKRVILGMYHSSAAPIAEDSSLSNGGEDETTEQILKHDKSAAGIWWQLKNIHGTQAPILALSKDVIGIAATLGKVDDENLSRLLSEYLGAENMLAIVCQTRQGLKALETYDRAGSIDESAGLHGLGSSIGRTLNGRFLFICLEDLRPYIGDFVADDSQRRLDLFKPRLPSGECPRGFLDFAVNMVNIETTHLVCSTPSGHGLRETLFYHLFSRTQVYSTRVDMLRARPLITDGAISLDGGIIRAPGMYSLGRREDVDVRFPVPSGASSRPTNYREIENRMKDLKWKREKLLEDLRQERQMLDHAKLDFERKKQEFFMFLGQSSSYATCLGNARSNLTVMR; via the exons CCTTCTGTCAACACAACAGCATTACCTGGCCAAGACTCGTTGGCGCTGGTGGTTGTTGATCAGAATGAAGTATCTGCTAATGCGAACAGCAGAGTGCCAGGTGGAGGTGATTTACAGGCATATACATCAACAATTAACCATTCTAAG AGACTTCACAATGATCTGCAGTCACTCGGTCTTAAAATCAAATGGCACGAGGATAAAATAAAATCTCTGAGGGCTCAGAGCAACATATTATATGACTCTATTCTTGAAAAGCGAG TCATTCTTGGGATGTATCATTCTTCTGCTGCACCTATTGCTGAAGATAGTAGCCTTTCCAATGGAGGTGAGGATGAAACAACTGAGCAAATATTGAAGCATGATAAATCTGCCGCTGGAATTTGGTGGCAACTTAAAAATATTCATGGCACTCAGGCTCCCATTCTTGCTTTATCCAAGGACGTCATTGGCATAGCTGCTACTCTAGGCAAAGTTGACGATGAAAATCTTAGCAG GCTTCTTTCTGAGTATCTAGGAGCGGAGAACATGCTTGCCATTGTTTGCCAGACTCGACAAGGCCTCAAGGCTCTAGAAACATATGATAGAGCAGGCAGTATTGATGAAAGTGCTGGTCTTCATGGACTAGGTTCTTCCATCGGGAGGACTTTAAATGGAAGATTTCTGTTTATTTGCTTAGAAGATCTAAG ACCATACATTGGTGATTTTGTAGCCGATGATTCGCAGAGGAGGCTTGATCTCTTTAAGCCCAGGTTACCGAGTGGGGAATGTCCGCGTGGTTTCCTTGACTTCGCAGTCAATATGGTCAACATAGAAACCACCCATTTGGTTTGTTCAACACCCAGTGGTCATGGTCTCAGGGAAACTCTATTTTACCACCTTTTCTCTCGGACTCAAGTATATAGCACAAGGGTGGACATGCTACGTGCTCGTCCTTTAATTACTGATGGAGCCATCTCTTTGGATGGTGGAATAATCAGAGCTCCTGGCATGTATTCCCTAGGCAGGCG GGAGGATGTGGATGTGAGATTTCCAGTACCATCAGGTGCATCCAGTCGTCCTACAAATTACCGTGAGATAGAAAACCGGATGAAGGACTTGAAgtggaaaagggaaaaactgCTGGAAGATTTGCGACAAGAGCGACAAATGTTGGATCACGCTAAACTGGATTTCGAGAGAAAGAAGCAagaattttttatgtttcttggTCAAAGCTCTTCTTACGCAACCTGCCTGGGTAATGCCCGATCCAATTTAACAGTGATGCGTTAA
- the LOC104414331 gene encoding protein DEFECTIVE IN MERISTEM SILENCING 3 isoform X2 translates to MKYLLMRTAECQVERLHNDLQSLGLKIKWHEDKIKSLRAQSNILYDSILEKRVILGMYHSSAAPIAEDSSLSNGGEDETTEQILKHDKSAAGIWWQLKNIHGTQAPILALSKDVIGIAATLGKVDDENLSRLLSEYLGAENMLAIVCQTRQGLKALETYDRAGSIDESAGLHGLGSSIGRTLNGRFLFICLEDLRPYIGDFVADDSQRRLDLFKPRLPSGECPRGFLDFAVNMVNIETTHLVCSTPSGHGLRETLFYHLFSRTQVYSTRVDMLRARPLITDGAISLDGGIIRAPGMYSLGRREDVDVRFPVPSGASSRPTNYREIENRMKDLKWKREKLLEDLRQERQMLDHAKLDFERKKQEFFMFLGQSSSYATCLGNARSNLTVMR, encoded by the exons ATGAAGTATCTGCTAATGCGAACAGCAGAGTGCCAGGTGGAG AGACTTCACAATGATCTGCAGTCACTCGGTCTTAAAATCAAATGGCACGAGGATAAAATAAAATCTCTGAGGGCTCAGAGCAACATATTATATGACTCTATTCTTGAAAAGCGAG TCATTCTTGGGATGTATCATTCTTCTGCTGCACCTATTGCTGAAGATAGTAGCCTTTCCAATGGAGGTGAGGATGAAACAACTGAGCAAATATTGAAGCATGATAAATCTGCCGCTGGAATTTGGTGGCAACTTAAAAATATTCATGGCACTCAGGCTCCCATTCTTGCTTTATCCAAGGACGTCATTGGCATAGCTGCTACTCTAGGCAAAGTTGACGATGAAAATCTTAGCAG GCTTCTTTCTGAGTATCTAGGAGCGGAGAACATGCTTGCCATTGTTTGCCAGACTCGACAAGGCCTCAAGGCTCTAGAAACATATGATAGAGCAGGCAGTATTGATGAAAGTGCTGGTCTTCATGGACTAGGTTCTTCCATCGGGAGGACTTTAAATGGAAGATTTCTGTTTATTTGCTTAGAAGATCTAAG ACCATACATTGGTGATTTTGTAGCCGATGATTCGCAGAGGAGGCTTGATCTCTTTAAGCCCAGGTTACCGAGTGGGGAATGTCCGCGTGGTTTCCTTGACTTCGCAGTCAATATGGTCAACATAGAAACCACCCATTTGGTTTGTTCAACACCCAGTGGTCATGGTCTCAGGGAAACTCTATTTTACCACCTTTTCTCTCGGACTCAAGTATATAGCACAAGGGTGGACATGCTACGTGCTCGTCCTTTAATTACTGATGGAGCCATCTCTTTGGATGGTGGAATAATCAGAGCTCCTGGCATGTATTCCCTAGGCAGGCG GGAGGATGTGGATGTGAGATTTCCAGTACCATCAGGTGCATCCAGTCGTCCTACAAATTACCGTGAGATAGAAAACCGGATGAAGGACTTGAAgtggaaaagggaaaaactgCTGGAAGATTTGCGACAAGAGCGACAAATGTTGGATCACGCTAAACTGGATTTCGAGAGAAAGAAGCAagaattttttatgtttcttggTCAAAGCTCTTCTTACGCAACCTGCCTGGGTAATGCCCGATCCAATTTAACAGTGATGCGTTAA